A part of Podarcis muralis chromosome 13, rPodMur119.hap1.1, whole genome shotgun sequence genomic DNA contains:
- the LOC114583572 gene encoding vomeronasal type-2 receptor 26-like, producing MVPKFYQHVLALAFVVKEVNENPNILPNITLGFHIYDSYYDARMTYRTTLDLLFKMRTFVPNYKCDTQKTLISTIGGLGHDTTFHMADTLGLYKIPQFAYGSFPPAKSDASQVPSFYRMVPSEAHQFVGIIRLLKHFGWTWIGLFALNDNSGEHFLQTLEPLLSQNGICSAFTQKIPKEVHFDNVDEMHHIALHMYIQIRDNKVTTFIVYGESLAIISLRIIIFLPDPTNKKNISFKKVWIFTARTDFISMGLLKVWNVLLFQGSLSFTIHSQNLPAFKEFLQSIKPSQSQGDGFIKGFWEQAFDCILPNFNAPMEVNGMCTGEERLQSLPRSLFEMSMTGHSYSIYNGVYAVAHALQNISSPRSKQRAMGKSERLKLQDLEPWQLHPVLHDISFNNSAGETVSFTDQREVGGGFDIMNIVTFPNRSFLRLKIGWVDSDAPDGKEFIINEDMIIWHNDFNQVMPISVCNDYCHAGYQKKSKEGQKFCCYDCTPCPEGKISNQNDTADCFRCPEDQYANKKKNGCIPKTINFLSYEEPLGISLASLALSFSLITTLVLAVFIQHKDTPIVKANNRDLTYALLIALIFCFLSSFLFIGHPGKMTCLLRQTTFGIVFSVAVSCVLAKTITVVAAFMATKPGSSMRKWVGKKLPNSIVLSCSLVQVIICTVWLMTSSPFPDQDMHLVMEETIVQCNEGSVTMFYCVLGYMGLLAIASFIVAFAARKLPDSFNEAKFITFSMLLFCSVWLSFVPTYLSTKGKSMVVVEIFSILSSSAGLLVCIFVPKCYIIILKPELNNREQLIRRRM from the exons ATGGTACCAAAATTTTATCAGCATGTCCTTGCATTGGCATTTGTTGTCAAAGAAGTCAATGAGAATCCCAACATCTTGCCCAATATCACACTtggcttccacatctatgacagctattatgatgcaaggatgacctacCGTACGACTCTAGACCTCCTCTTCAAAATGAGGACATTtgtccccaactacaaatgtgacaccCAGAAAACCCTCATATCCACCATTGGGGGACTTGGCCATGATACCACCTTCCATATGGCAGACACATTAGGtctctacaagattccacag TTTGCGTATGGTTCATTTCCCCCAGCGAAGAGTGATGCAAGTCAGGTTCCTTCCTTTTACCGCATGGTGCCCAGTGAAGCCCACCAGTTTGTGGGGATTATCCGCTTGCttaagcattttggatggacgtggatcgGACTCTTTGCTCTGAATGATAACAGTGGAGAACATTTCTTGCAGACCCTCGAGCCACTGCTTTCTCAAAATGGAATTTGCTCAGCCTTCACACAAAAAATTCCAAAGGAAGTCCACTTTGATAATGTGGATGAAATGCATCATATAGCTTTACATATGTATATACAAATCAGAGATAATAAGGTCACTACATTTATTGTTTACGGAGAATCTCTGGCAATTATATCACTGAGAATTATTATATTTCTGCCAGATCCTACAAATAAGAAAAACATATCATTTAAAAAGGTATGGATCTTTACAGCAAGGACTGATTTCATATCTATGGGTCTTCTTAAGGTTTGGAATGTTCTGCTCTTCCAGGGTTCCCTTTCCTTCACAATCCACTCAcaaaatcttccagcattcaaggAATTTCTTCAGAGCATAAAGCCTTCCCAGAGCCAGGGAGATGGTTTCATTAAAGGCTtttgggagcaagcatttgactgtATTCTTCCCAATTTCAATGCACCAATGGAGGTCAATGGTATGTGTACTGGAGAGGAGAGGTTGCAGAGTCTTCCAAGGTCTctgtttgaaatgagcatgactggtcACAGCTACAGCATCTATAATGGTGTCTATGCTGTGGCTCATGCCTTGCAGAACATTTCCTCCCCTAGATCCAAGCAGAGAGCAATGGGAAAAAGTGAAAGATTAAAACTTCAGGatctggaaccttggcag CTGCACCCTGTTCTTCATGACATTTCATTTAACAACTCAGCTGGAGAAACCGTGTCCTTTACTGATCAAAGAGAAGTGGGAGGGGGATTTGACATCATGAACATAGTCACGTTCCCAAACAGGTCCTTCCTTCGATTGAAGATTGGATGGGTTGATTCTGATGCACCTGATGGAAAAGAATTCATCATTAATGAGGACATGATTATATGGCACAATGATTTTAACCAG GTGATGCCAatttctgtgtgcaatgactACTGTCATGCGGGCTATCAGAAGAAAAGTAAGGAAGGAcagaaattttgctgctatgattgtactccatgtccagaagggaagatttcaaaccAGAATG ATACGGCTGACTGCTTCAGATGCCCAGAAGATCAGTAtgcaaacaagaagaaaaatggatGTATCCCTAAAACTATCAACTTTctttcttatgaagaacctttaggGATCAGCTTGGCCTCActtgctctttctttttccctgaTCACAACATTGGTGCTTGCAGTGTTTATTCAGCACAaagacactcccattgtcaaagccaacaacagggatCTCACCTACGCTCTCCTCATCGCCCTCATATTCTGCTTCCTTTCATCTTTTCTATTCATTGGACACCCTGGCAAAATGACCTGCCTTCTTCGCCAAACAACCtttggcattgtcttctctgtggctgtttcctgtgtgttggccaaaaccatcactgtagttgcagctttcatggccaccaagcctgGGTCCAGTATGAGGAAGTGGGTAGGGAAAAAGCTGCCCAACTCCATTGTCCTTTCCTGCTCCCTCGTTCAAGTGATTATTTGTACTGTGTGGTTGATGACCTCTTCCCCATTTCCAGATCAAGACATGCACTTGGTAATGGAAGAAACCATTGTGCAATGTAACGAAGGCTCGGTgaccatgttttactgtgtcttgggctacatgggcctcctGGCCATTGCCAGCTTCATTGTGGCATTTGCAGCTCGCAAATTAccagacagttttaatgaagccaagttcattaccttcagtatgttgctgttttgcagtgtttggttgtcttTTGTTCCAACTTACCTAAGCACTAAAGGGAAatccatggtggtggtggagatcttctctatcttgtCCTCCAGTGCTGGATTGTTGGTCTGCATCTTTGTCCCTAAATGTTACATCATTATTCTGAAGCCAGAGCTGAACAACAGGGAGCAACTGATAAGGAGAAGGATGTAA
- the LOC144325223 gene encoding vomeronasal type-2 receptor 26-like yields the protein MDGRVIYHDRIRISDKALYRDDGVHLSDLGNDFWNNPFPVPHEWYQPGELIIGGVLSQSVYNFYEILYKEQPSKNVFDVSYMVPKFYQHVLTLAFAVKEVNENPNILPNITLGFHIYDSYYDARMTYRTTLDLLFKMKTFVPNYKCDTQKTLISTIGGLGHGTTFHMADTLGLYKIPQFAYGSFPPMESDARQLPSFYRMVPNEAHQFLGIIRLLKHFGWKWIGLIALNDNSGDHFLQTLEPLLSQNGICSAFTQIISIQPHFDNVDEMHDIALNMYVKIRDNKVTILIVYGESRAIISLRLIIFLPDPTNKENTSFKKVWIFTAQTDFISMGLLKVWNVLLFQGSLSFTIHSQNLPAFKAFLQSIKPSQSQGDGFIKGFWEQAFDCILPNFDVPLEDSDMCTGEERLQSLPRSLFEMSMTGHSYSIYNGVYVVAHALHNIHSRRSKQRGMGKSERLKLQDLEPWQLHTVLQDISFNNSAGETVSFTDQREVGGGFDIMNIVTFPNRSFLRLKIGWVDSDADDGKEFIINEDMILWHNDFNQGMPISVCNDYCHAGYQKKRKEGQKFCCYDCTPCPEGKISNQNDMAHCFRCPEDQYANKKKNGCIPKTINFLSYEEPLGISLASLALSFSLITTLVLATFIQHKDSPIVKANNRGLTYSLLITLIFCFLSSLLFIGHPGKMTCLLRQTTFGIIFSVAVSCVLAKTITVVAAFMATKPGSSMRKWMGKRLTNSVILSCSLVQVIICTGWLMTSPPFPALDMHSVMEETIVQCIEGSVTMFYCVLGYMGLLAIASFIVAFAARKLPDSFNEAKFITFSMLLFCSVWLSFVPTYLSNKGKSMVVVEIFSILSSSAGLLVCIFAPKCYIIILKPELNNREQLIRRRM from the exons ATGGATGGCCGAGTGATTTACCATGACCGTATCCGGATTAGCGACAAAGCTTTATACCGGGATGACGGTGTCCACCTATCAGATCTTGGGAATGACTTCTG GAATAATCCTTTTCCTGTTCCACACGAGTGGTACCAGCCAGGTGAACTCATCATTGGTGGAGTTCTTTCTCAGAGCGTTTACAATTTCTATGAAATTTTGTATAAGGAACAACCATCAAAGAATGTGTTTGATGTTTCATA TATGGTGCCAAAATTTTATCAGCACGTCCTAACATTGGCATTTGCTGTCAAAGAAGTCAATGAGAATCCCAACATCTTGCCCAACATCACACTtggcttccacatctatgacagctattatgatgcaaggatgacctacCGCACGACTCTTGACCTCCTCTTCAAAATGAAGACATTTGTtcccaactacaaatgtgacactcaGAAAACCCTCATATCCACCATTGGGGGACTTGGCCATGGTACCACCTTCCATATGGCAGACACATTAGGTCTctataagattccacag TTTGCATATGGTTCATTTCCCCCAATGGAGAGTGATGCAAGACAGCTTCCTTCCTTTTACCGCATGGTGCCCAATGAAGCCCACCAGTTTCTTGGGATTATCCGCTTGCTTAAGCATTTTGGATGGAAGTGGATCGGACTCATTGCTCTGAACGATAACAGTGGAGACCATTTCTTGCAGACCCTGGAGCCATTGCTATCTCAAAATGGAATTTGCTCAGCCTTTACACAAATAATTTCAATACAACCCCACTTTGATAATGTGGATGAAAtgcatgatattgctttaaatatgtATGTGAAAATAAGAGACAATAAAGTCACTATACTTATTGTTTATGGAGAATCTCGGGCAATAATATCATTGAGACTTATTATATTTCTACCAGATCCTACAAATAAAGAAAACACATCATTTAAAAAGGTATGGATCTTTACAGCACAGACAGATTTCATATCTATGGGTCTTCTTAAGGTTTGGAATGTTCTGCTATTCCAGGGTTCCCTTTCCTTCACAATTCATTCCcaaaatcttccagcattcaaggCATTTCTTCAAAGCATAAAGCCTTCCCAGAGCCAGGGAGATGGTTTCATCAAAGgcttctgggagcaagcatttgactgtATTCTTCCCAATTTCGATGTACCATTGGAAGACAGTGATATGTGTACTGGGGAGGAGAGATTGCAGAGTCTTCCAAGGTCTctgtttgaaatgagcatgactggtcacagctacagtatctataatggtGTCTATGTTGTGGCTCATGCCTTGCATAACATTCACTCACGTAGATCCAAGCAGAGAGGAATGGGGAAAAGTGAAAGATTAAAACTTCAGGATCTggagccttggcag CTGCACACTGTTCTTCAAGACATTTCATTTAACAACTCAGCTGGAGAAACCGTGTCCTTTACTGATCAAAGAGAAGTGGGAGGGGGATTTGACATCATGAACATAGTCACGTTCCCAAACAGGTCCTTCCTTCGATTGAAGATTGGATGGGTTGATTCTGATGCAGATGATGGAAAAGAATTCATCATTAATGAGGACATGATTTTATGGCACAATGATTTTAACCAG GGGATGCCAatttctgtgtgcaatgactACTGCCATGCGGGctatcagaagaaaaggaaggaagggcagaaattttgctgctatgattgtactccatgtccagaagggaagatttcaaaccAGAATG ATATGGCTCACTGCTTCAGATGCCCTGAAGATCAGTAtgcaaacaagaagaaaaatggatGCATCCCTAAAACTATCAACTTTctttcttatgaagaacctttaggGATCAGCTTGGCCTCActtgctctttctttttccctgaTCACAACATTGGTGCTTGCAACGTTTATTCAGCACAAAGACagtcccattgtcaaagccaacaacaggggTCTCACCTACAGTCTCCTCATCACCCTCATATTCTGCTTCCTTTCATCTCTTCTATTCATTGGACACCCTGGCAAAATGACTTGCCTTCTTCGCCAAAcaacttttggcatcatcttctctgtggcagtttcctgtgtgttggccaaaaccatcaccgTAGTTgcagctttcatggccaccaagcctgGGTCCAGTATGAGGAAGTGGATGGGGAAAAGACTGACCAATTCTGTTATCCTTTCCTGCTCCCTCGTTCAAGTGATTATTTGTACTGGGTGGTTGATGACCTCTCCACCATTCCCTGCTCTTGACATGCACTCGGTCATGGAAGAAACCATTGTGCAATGTATTGAAGGCTCAGTgaccatgttttactgtgtcttgggctacatgggcctcctGGCTATTGCCAGCTTCATTGTGGCATTTGCAGCTCGCAAATTGccagacagttttaatgaagccaagttcattaccttcagcatgttgctgttttgcagtgtttggttgtcttttgtcccaacctacctgagcaACAAAGGGAAatccatggtggtggtggagatcttctccatcttgtcctCCAGTGCTGGATTGTTGGTCTGCATCTttgcccctaaatgctacatcattatTCTGAAGCCAGAGCTGAACAACAGGGAGCAACTGATAAGGAGAAGGATGTAA